The following proteins are encoded in a genomic region of Bradyrhizobium sp. SK17:
- a CDS encoding ATP-dependent helicase gives MPDPANTAYLDALNSEQRRAVEHGVGKDCTVGAPLLVIAGAGSGKTNTLAHRVAHLIVAGADPRRILLMTFSRRAAAEMAGRVARIARRVLGDRASVMTDALNWTGTFHGIGARLLREFAERIALDPAFTIHDREDSADLMNLVRHDLGFSRTESRFPTKGTCLAIYSRCVNAEMLIEAVLGQFFPWCSGWADQLKQLFGAYVEAKQRQSVLDYDDLLLYWAQMVTDTALAEEIGGRFDHVMVDEYQDTNRLQSSILLALKPGGRGLTVVGDDAQSIYSFRAATVRNILDFPNQFSPAAEIVTLDRNYRSTQPILSAANGVISLAKERFTKNLWTDRTSTRKPLLVTVRDEADQARYIVEQVLANREEGALLKHQAVLFRTSSHSGPLEVELTRRNIPFVKFGGLKFLDAAHVKDMLALLRFTANPRDRVAGFRILHLLPGVGPASAQRVLDRMAEAADPIAALTALPAPPRAGADWRLFVEAIENLRYSEWPVDIERARLWYEPHLDRIHEDSEVRRADLIQLEQIAAGYPSRERFLTELTLDPPDATSDQAGVPLLDEDYLILSTIHSAKGQEWKSVYVLNVVDGCMPSDLGAGTSAELEEERRLLYVAMTRAKDDLHLMVPQRFFVHGQAAKGDRHMYASRTRFIPERLLPIFERTTWPRAAAGQASSANRAPPIDIGARMRGMWR, from the coding sequence GTGCCTGATCCAGCCAACACAGCCTATCTCGATGCGCTCAACTCCGAGCAACGCCGCGCCGTTGAGCACGGGGTCGGCAAGGATTGCACCGTCGGCGCCCCGCTGCTGGTGATCGCCGGCGCTGGCTCCGGCAAGACCAATACGCTCGCCCACCGTGTCGCGCATCTGATCGTCGCAGGCGCCGATCCGCGTCGTATCCTGTTGATGACCTTTTCGCGCCGCGCGGCCGCCGAGATGGCTGGCCGCGTCGCGCGCATCGCACGGCGGGTGCTCGGTGACCGCGCCTCCGTCATGACCGACGCGCTGAACTGGACCGGCACGTTCCACGGCATCGGCGCGCGGCTGTTGCGCGAATTCGCGGAACGCATCGCCCTCGACCCGGCGTTCACGATCCATGATCGCGAGGACTCCGCCGATCTGATGAATCTGGTCCGCCACGATCTTGGTTTCTCACGCACCGAAAGCCGGTTCCCCACCAAGGGCACCTGCCTTGCGATCTATTCGCGCTGCGTGAACGCGGAGATGCTGATCGAGGCCGTGCTCGGCCAGTTCTTTCCTTGGTGCTCCGGCTGGGCTGATCAATTGAAACAGCTGTTCGGGGCCTATGTCGAAGCCAAGCAGCGGCAGAGCGTGCTCGATTACGACGACCTGCTGCTCTACTGGGCACAGATGGTGACGGACACGGCGCTGGCCGAAGAGATCGGCGGCCGTTTCGACCATGTGATGGTCGACGAATATCAGGACACCAACCGCTTGCAGTCCTCGATCCTGCTCGCGCTCAAGCCCGGAGGGCGCGGACTGACCGTGGTCGGCGACGACGCGCAGTCGATCTATTCATTCCGCGCCGCCACGGTGCGCAATATCCTCGACTTCCCGAACCAGTTCAGCCCGGCGGCTGAGATCGTCACGCTCGACCGCAATTATCGCTCGACGCAGCCGATCCTGTCGGCGGCCAATGGCGTGATCTCGCTCGCCAAGGAACGCTTCACCAAGAACCTGTGGACCGACCGCACCTCGACCCGCAAGCCGCTGCTCGTGACGGTGCGCGACGAGGCCGATCAGGCCCGCTACATCGTCGAGCAGGTGCTGGCGAACCGTGAGGAAGGCGCGCTGTTGAAGCACCAGGCCGTGCTGTTCCGCACCTCGTCGCACAGCGGCCCGCTCGAGGTCGAGCTGACCCGCCGCAACATCCCATTCGTGAAATTCGGCGGCCTTAAATTCCTCGATGCCGCGCACGTCAAGGACATGCTGGCGCTGCTGCGCTTCACCGCCAATCCGCGCGACCGGGTCGCCGGCTTTCGTATCCTGCATCTGCTGCCCGGCGTCGGGCCGGCCTCCGCGCAGCGCGTGCTCGACCGCATGGCCGAAGCCGCCGATCCGATCGCCGCGCTCACGGCGCTGCCCGCGCCGCCCCGTGCAGGCGCCGACTGGCGGTTGTTCGTCGAGGCGATCGAGAACCTCCGCTACTCTGAATGGCCTGTCGACATCGAGCGCGCCCGGCTTTGGTACGAGCCGCATCTCGACCGCATTCACGAGGACAGCGAAGTTCGCCGCGCCGACCTCATTCAACTCGAACAGATCGCCGCCGGCTATCCGTCACGCGAGCGCTTCCTCACCGAGCTCACACTCGATCCGCCCGACGCGACCAGCGACCAGGCCGGCGTGCCGCTGCTCGACGAAGATTATCTGATCCTGTCGACGATCCACTCCGCCAAGGGGCAGGAGTGGAAATCGGTCTATGTGCTCAACGTCGTCGACGGCTGCATGCCGTCCGACCTCGGTGCCGGCACATCAGCCGAGCTCGAGGAAGAGCGGCGCCTGCTCTATGTCGCAATGACCCGGGCCAAGGATGATCTGCATCTCATGGTGCCGCAGCGCTTTTTCGTCCACGGCCAGGCCGCCAAAGGCGACCGCCACATGTACGCCTCGCGCACCCGCTTTATCCCGGAGCGGCTGCTTCCGATATTCGAGCGGACCACCTGGCCGCGCGCCGCCGCCGGACAGGCTTCATCCGCCAATCGGGCACCGCCGATCGACATCGGTGCCCGGATGCGTGGCATGTGGCGCTGA
- a CDS encoding DUF3072 domain-containing protein — MSGLMSRAQALRLRSLAEEAYQPNQYARDLTSEEAERRIDALRAEIALADSF; from the coding sequence ATGAGCGGTCTGATGAGCCGCGCCCAGGCGTTGCGGTTGAGGAGCCTCGCCGAGGAGGCCTACCAGCCAAACCAGTACGCGCGCGACCTGACGTCAGAGGAAGCGGAACGACGCATCGATGCCCTGAGGGCCGAGATCGCGCTTGCGGACTCATTCTGA